The DNA sequence GGTCGGTCGCCTTTTCCTGTTTTTACTGCCGCAAGCTGATCAATGACGGCAAGGCCTTGTACCACTTGCCCGAAAACGGTGTATTCATCATCGAGGTGATATACGCCTCCGATAGACTTGTAGGCATCAATTCTTGCCTGTGGGTAATCTTTCTTGATCATCGGAACATCGAAGCGCTTTTCCATCATCGGGACCAGTTTAAATATTTCGGCATTATAAGCCTCGAGTCCTTTTGCCTGATAGATGTTGTTGAGTTTGTACAATACACTGTCGTAGCCCGGCACTTCGGGTAAGTATTTCATCAAATATTTATTGATAAGGGGCATATTGGCGATCAGCTCCATTTTGGAAGTTTTCACCCCATCGACAATATAAAACTGACAGGCGCTTGACCGTTTTTCAGGATTGATATTGTCTCCTCTGCGGGCAGCAGCAATGGCACCTTTTTGATGAAAGAGTGCTTTGTTGAACTCGGCGGGGATGGTTTTTTGCGCTTTTTCAGGCATCCCAGCCTCTGCGAGGTCGCCGCCCTGTATCATGAAGTCATTAATTACCCGATGCCAGGTTGTGCTGTCATAGGCACCACTTTTAGCCAGCTTCAGGAAATTGGCTTTATGTCCAGGAGCCTGATCGTAAAGGGTGGCTTTCATGTCACCAAAAGGGGTGTGGAAAGTAATCAGGCTATCGTTGTTTTTATTGGTACAGGCGGAAAAGGCCAGGGTGATCAAAAGGAATAAAAATAATGGCGTAGATCGCATCATGCTGATTTTCTATTAAAAATGATTTCACTGCAAAGAAAATTAAAAAATCGGGCAAGAGAAAATCATTTCATTAATTGTCGATCAAGGGCAAAAGGGAAGGGGCAAAAAAATGACTGATGAATCGTTTCCGAAGCTTGATAATTTTATCCCGCCCCGGTTACTGACCATCAGTCACTGTTGTTAATTTTCCATTTCTCGCCTTTTTAAGCGGTTGCTTTAGCCTCCGCTCCGAACATCAGGCAGGATCTAATTAATAGATCAGCTTAAAATTGGCGACATTCAGTTCACTGTCAATAACGCCAGCAAAATCATTACCGTTTGCACTCGGCGAGAAGACCACCACGATCTCGTTGGGGTTGGCTTGTGGATCGTCGAAGAATCCACTTTCATTCAAGCTTACATATTCACTCGCTTTGGGCAATGCGTAGTCAGGTAGCTGGTCGTTTGGTCCGTAGATCATTTCTATCTGAGCGGTTTGCCAGCCTTCGTCCACTTGATTATTGGCAGGATCAAAAGATTTATCTATTACTCGCAACCAGGCAGTCCCGATGCGCTGAATGTTGCCATTGCCATCGTTGTTTCTCAACAAAACATAAAGGTCGGCAGCGTCGGCCTGATCATCAACGGGCAAAACCTTGTCGCCATTAATGCCTCTGTACTGCTTGCCTGTGCCAGGGAAGTAGCGGTAGCTGATGGAGAATCCTTTCGGGCGGGCGGTAAAGGGTTGCCCGAAGGTCGGTAGTTCATAGGGGTTGGGAATCAGGTTACTTCCATAGTTGAATGTTCCCGAGTAGAGGCTTCCTGCAGCAATTGGGGGGAATCCTTCCACCGTCGAAACATCGATGGTTGTAAGCCGCACTGCAGGCCCATCCGATTTCTGAAAAGGAATATTGTTTTCTGCCTTTCCGGCTCTTTTACTTCCCTCGTTGGGGGTGCACCAGAAGTTGTCGCTTTCCTTGCTAACCCCTATTTGCTGATATTCAACTTTGCCGAAGAAGCTGCTGTATTCATCGGTGTACCAACTTTCGAAATTACTGTTGGTGGGCTGATCGCCATCTTCGGAAATCACCAAATTGACGGTTACCTCCCATTGTTTTTCAGTGCCATTTTCAGCCCTCACCGTATAGGTTACCTTATCGGAAAAGTTCTGTGAAATATCCTCTTCCGGACTCAGGGAGGATAAACTGCTTGTGGTAATGCTTACCGGAGTAATTTCCTGGAGGTCGGTACCAAAAGGAAGGTCCAGGACAATGCGCTGCGTGGCGGTATCAATTTTTGCCGCGCCAATCTGGTTTGGCAGGTTGAAGGTAAGGATTTCAGCCTGATCGTTCAGTCCGAAATAGGACTCATCGATACGGCAGGAAATTGTGGCAAAAAGCAAAAAACAAAGGCCGATATATCTGATTGATTGGTTCATCTTTTGATCGAATTAAAAATATAAAGCAACACCTATATTCAGTTCCAATAGGCTCAGGCGGTAATCGAAGGAAGAGGTTGTTACTTCTGTGATCTCTTCATAGTTGATTCTTTCCTCTTCTTTACTCAGGTTGAACCCCAACAGGCCTACCGATACCTCAAGGGCAAAGCCTTTGGTAATAAAAGCGACCATCCCAGGTTGTATGCCGAGGCCAACTTCATAATAATTATTGACCGATTTACTGATGTTCATGTCGGTGGTGGTAACATTCAGCCTCTGCCCATGTTCGTAGTAAAGGTTTGTTTGATTGTAAAGCGCAAAGCGCCCTTTACCATCCAGTGGAAGGTAGTTTCGCATAAAACCCGTGAGTCGGTAGCTCTGAGATGCTGTTTGCAAAAAACGATCATCAGGATCCCCGATAATGGTCCGCTCGTTAATCCCTCTTTCGTATTTCAGGGCGAATCCAAGGGAAAAGTTATCTTTGAGAAAGTACCCCACCAGCGGCTCTACAGAG is a window from the Persicobacter psychrovividus genome containing:
- a CDS encoding peptidylprolyl isomerase, which encodes MMRSTPLFLFLLITLAFSACTNKNNDSLITFHTPFGDMKATLYDQAPGHKANFLKLAKSGAYDSTTWHRVINDFMIQGGDLAEAGMPEKAQKTIPAEFNKALFHQKGAIAAARRGDNINPEKRSSACQFYIVDGVKTSKMELIANMPLINKYLMKYLPEVPGYDSVLYKLNNIYQAKGLEAYNAEIFKLVPMMEKRFDVPMIKKDYPQARIDAYKSIGGVYHLDDEYTVFGQVVQGLAVIDQLAAVKTGKGDRPVEDIHVSISIEELPKAEISRKYGVIYSENGGESVPLSVLKKDYGLDK
- a CDS encoding PCMD domain-containing protein; this encodes MNQSIRYIGLCFLLFATISCRIDESYFGLNDQAEILTFNLPNQIGAAKIDTATQRIVLDLPFGTDLQEITPVSITTSSLSSLSPEEDISQNFSDKVTYTVRAENGTEKQWEVTVNLVISEDGDQPTNSNFESWYTDEYSSFFGKVEYQQIGVSKESDNFWCTPNEGSKRAGKAENNIPFQKSDGPAVRLTTIDVSTVEGFPPIAAGSLYSGTFNYGSNLIPNPYELPTFGQPFTARPKGFSISYRYFPGTGKQYRGINGDKVLPVDDQADAADLYVLLRNNDGNGNIQRIGTAWLRVIDKSFDPANNQVDEGWQTAQIEMIYGPNDQLPDYALPKASEYVSLNESGFFDDPQANPNEIVVVFSPSANGNDFAGVIDSELNVANFKLIY